Proteins from one Mesorhizobium sp. M9A.F.Ca.ET.002.03.1.2 genomic window:
- a CDS encoding glycosyltransferase: MIPTILHQTWKTDSVPARFQGYVESWKRHHPGWTTMFWSDRMLLEFVAEHYPDFLSIFCSYSNGVMRADAARYLLLYHFGGVYADIDCECVAPFDAIMSEDRVVLCKEPDTHALVQAKFRGLPYLLFNGTMASPPRHPFWLEVLSLLPGLVHAKEALDATGPCVLTSAQLGYGDQAAFAIHASTLFAPMDSAGRTDMPVGNGAQTLSIHHWAGTWWTPRPAARWRDTIRSHAYRFWHHLTRGAHLDETAAKASVSQAALSAAPPSGSNVAILVPLRDAADHIQPFLDALQVLDYPKERIKLVFCEGDSSDGSWERLQAAAAPLAGVYRGVVMLQKHLGTRLDRAKRTKPRRQRERRGAIAKVRNHLIDYGLDADDAWALWIDIDVWRFPSDVLNRLIGSGHRIAVPNCVKIAGGDSFDLNSFVTTQPERNYRYYREMRGGLYQPPAYFIGRLHLSDVRHLESIGLDGVGGTMLLVDAALHRGGLRFPEIPYRDLIETEGFGALANDLGIRPVGLPKLEILHVPW, from the coding sequence ATGATCCCCACCATCCTGCACCAGACGTGGAAGACCGACAGCGTCCCTGCCCGCTTTCAGGGCTATGTCGAGAGCTGGAAACGGCACCATCCCGGCTGGACGACGATGTTCTGGAGCGACCGGATGCTGCTCGAGTTCGTCGCCGAGCATTATCCGGATTTCCTGTCGATCTTTTGCAGCTATTCGAACGGTGTGATGCGCGCCGATGCGGCACGCTACCTGCTGCTCTATCATTTTGGCGGGGTCTACGCCGACATCGACTGCGAATGCGTCGCCCCTTTCGATGCGATCATGAGCGAGGACCGGGTCGTGCTCTGCAAGGAGCCGGATACGCACGCGCTCGTCCAGGCAAAGTTTCGCGGACTGCCCTATTTGCTGTTCAACGGCACGATGGCGAGCCCGCCCCGGCATCCCTTCTGGCTGGAGGTCCTGTCCCTGTTGCCGGGGCTGGTCCATGCCAAGGAAGCGCTCGACGCGACCGGCCCCTGTGTGCTGACCTCGGCGCAGCTCGGCTATGGCGACCAGGCGGCTTTCGCCATACACGCTTCGACCTTATTTGCGCCTATGGACTCGGCCGGGCGCACGGACATGCCAGTTGGCAACGGAGCGCAGACGCTGTCGATCCATCATTGGGCCGGCACATGGTGGACGCCGCGACCTGCAGCGCGGTGGCGGGACACGATCCGCAGTCACGCCTACCGGTTCTGGCACCATCTGACACGCGGCGCTCATCTCGACGAGACTGCGGCGAAAGCGAGCGTCAGCCAGGCGGCGCTTTCGGCAGCGCCGCCGTCGGGCTCGAATGTCGCCATTCTGGTGCCGCTGCGCGATGCGGCCGACCATATCCAGCCGTTCCTCGATGCGTTGCAGGTGCTCGACTACCCCAAGGAAAGGATCAAGCTGGTCTTCTGCGAGGGCGACAGTTCGGACGGGAGCTGGGAACGACTGCAGGCGGCAGCGGCGCCGCTTGCCGGCGTCTATCGTGGGGTCGTCATGCTGCAAAAGCATCTGGGCACGCGCCTCGACCGGGCGAAGCGAACGAAACCGAGACGGCAGCGCGAGAGACGGGGCGCCATTGCCAAGGTGCGCAACCACCTGATCGATTATGGGTTGGATGCCGACGATGCCTGGGCGCTGTGGATCGACATCGATGTGTGGCGATTTCCAAGCGATGTCTTGAACCGGCTGATTGGAAGCGGGCATCGCATCGCGGTTCCCAACTGCGTGAAGATCGCCGGCGGCGACAGCTTCGACCTCAACAGCTTCGTCACCACTCAGCCCGAAAGGAATTATCGCTACTATCGTGAAATGCGTGGCGGCCTTTACCAGCCGCCTGCCTATTTCATAGGCCGCCTTCACCTCAGCGACGTTCGCCATCTCGAAAGCATTGGTCTCGATGGGGTCGGTGGAACCATGCTTCTTGTCGACGCCGCATTGCATCGCGGCGGTCTTCGGTTCCCGGAAATTCCCTACCGCGATCTGATCGAAACCGAAGGCTTTGGCGCCCTCGCCAACGATCTGGGCATCAGACCCGTCGGTCTTCCCAAGCTCGAGATACTCCATGTTCCGTGGTGA
- a CDS encoding glycosyltransferase codes for MDVTVVIPARNAAATIDATLRSLMPDRDRIGEILLVDDGSDDQTTSAAIASAQRYGLPLEVVSVRLGSAGAARNVGIARASGKSIFFLDADDELIEGGLSLLHDALLCNPEAGLSIGASIRRTNGRPDKLKTPHGYTSDRAQNTRRYLLNELWPIAMGSALVATSATATIRFPEAIGLDEDTCYWAALLARFEAAIVSAPVLLYHHDEARMAQRFILAPRRTFLAIALELDRLTDLGVEREAVQWRKSWIAQRISRQLIKHKRYTDAAGMMRAVRAHQASGRSWKALQYSARIHVGAMTEKHRPDARATTPNHGKERRTLVLSYDPAFPPASGADLRNHRNAMVAAEFGPVCLVSIRPQADPSKPADPRIQTASLTIEGEARTASIGWWRIRAEKRIPRTALTRLAAIVREFAPDSIVVEGIALFKLLRPLRSLAGQLILDMHNVESDLAGQLHRADDTRSTPAIAAALGVRRLERKALAIVDRAWVCSRQDYERLAALCPHKAPIDIVPNGIPRFEDIPVDLPAEAGTSDGFPAILFVGHLGYEPNIDAAERLAGTILPRIRQRLPTARLVLAGRYPKPAVKALTGLQGVDLVGNPDDMRPLLSRAHLSIIPLSAGGGTRIKVLEAMAWGIPVVATPLAVEGLDLVENEEVLLSDSDERLADMAIELCLYRTRMASQRVRAHAAVWSRFGPEAIRNAVRSGFGLDDAGA; via the coding sequence TTGGACGTCACGGTCGTCATCCCGGCAAGGAATGCTGCCGCGACGATCGATGCCACGCTGCGCAGCCTGATGCCCGACAGAGATCGGATCGGCGAGATCCTTCTGGTCGATGACGGTTCCGACGATCAGACCACGTCTGCCGCGATCGCAAGCGCGCAGCGGTACGGATTGCCGCTGGAGGTCGTCAGCGTCCGCCTCGGCAGCGCCGGCGCCGCGCGCAACGTCGGAATTGCGCGGGCCAGCGGCAAATCCATATTCTTCCTCGATGCGGATGACGAGTTGATAGAGGGAGGCCTGTCGCTTTTACATGATGCCCTCCTGTGCAATCCCGAGGCGGGCCTGTCGATCGGGGCCAGCATCCGTCGCACGAACGGGCGGCCGGACAAGCTCAAGACCCCGCACGGATACACCAGCGACAGAGCCCAAAACACCAGGCGATACCTTCTCAACGAACTCTGGCCGATCGCCATGGGAAGCGCGCTGGTCGCGACATCAGCCACGGCCACCATCCGCTTTCCGGAAGCGATCGGTCTCGATGAAGACACGTGCTACTGGGCGGCCCTGCTCGCGCGCTTCGAGGCGGCAATCGTCTCGGCTCCGGTGCTGCTCTATCATCACGACGAGGCACGAATGGCGCAGCGCTTCATCCTTGCGCCGCGCAGGACATTTCTTGCCATTGCGCTCGAACTGGACAGGCTGACTGACTTAGGCGTCGAGAGGGAGGCCGTTCAATGGCGAAAGTCCTGGATCGCGCAGCGGATTTCACGACAGCTCATCAAGCACAAAAGATACACCGACGCGGCAGGCATGATGCGGGCCGTTCGCGCCCATCAAGCATCGGGCCGGAGCTGGAAGGCCTTGCAGTACAGCGCCCGGATCCACGTCGGAGCAATGACTGAAAAGCACAGGCCGGATGCAAGGGCTACCACCCCCAACCACGGCAAGGAGCGGCGCACGCTGGTGCTGTCCTACGATCCGGCCTTCCCTCCTGCCTCGGGCGCCGATCTCAGGAACCATCGCAACGCCATGGTCGCGGCGGAATTCGGGCCGGTCTGCCTTGTCTCGATCCGGCCGCAGGCCGATCCATCGAAACCGGCCGATCCCCGCATTCAAACGGCTTCTTTGACGATCGAGGGGGAAGCCCGTACGGCCTCGATCGGCTGGTGGAGGATACGTGCCGAGAAACGAATTCCACGCACCGCGCTGACGCGTCTCGCGGCGATTGTCCGCGAATTTGCCCCGGACAGCATCGTGGTCGAGGGCATTGCGCTGTTCAAACTGCTGCGGCCCTTGCGGTCCTTGGCCGGACAGCTCATCCTCGATATGCACAATGTCGAGTCCGACCTGGCGGGACAGTTGCATCGCGCCGACGACACAAGATCGACGCCGGCCATCGCCGCCGCCCTTGGCGTCAGGCGCCTCGAAAGAAAGGCGCTCGCCATCGTCGACAGGGCCTGGGTCTGCTCAAGGCAGGATTACGAAAGGCTGGCCGCACTTTGCCCGCACAAGGCGCCGATCGATATCGTGCCGAACGGCATCCCCCGTTTCGAAGACATTCCCGTCGACCTGCCGGCGGAGGCTGGGACGTCCGACGGCTTTCCGGCTATCCTGTTTGTCGGCCATCTCGGATACGAGCCAAACATCGACGCCGCCGAACGACTGGCCGGCACCATCCTGCCCCGCATCCGGCAACGATTGCCGACCGCGAGACTGGTTCTTGCCGGCCGATATCCAAAGCCGGCCGTGAAAGCGCTAACCGGACTGCAAGGCGTGGACCTCGTAGGAAATCCGGACGATATGCGGCCGCTGCTGTCGCGCGCGCATCTCAGCATCATCCCGCTTTCGGCGGGCGGCGGCACGCGCATCAAGGTTCTGGAAGCGATGGCCTGGGGCATTCCGGTGGTTGCGACGCCGCTGGCGGTCGAGGGCCTGGACCTGGTCGAAAATGAAGAGGTGCTTCTATCGGATTCGGATGAGCGGCTTGCCGACATGGCCATCGAGCTTTGTCTGTACCGCACGCGCATGGCGAGCCAGCGTGTCCGGGCGCATGCGGCCGTATGGTCCAGGTTCGGTCCTGAAGCCATCCGCAATGCTGTCCGCAGCGGCTTTGGGCTGGACGATGCCGGCGCATGA
- a CDS encoding bifunctional DNA primase/polymerase yields MLPKIKTDYAVRLLARGYICLPLRAGGKHLDLEAMGYDPLHLQTCRKDLKELAFCSIAFQLSQKPPTGEDIERWFHDFAGNVGILGGFSNLLILDFDSAAAYRGWFSLHGEIANRTPVARSPNGFHVYLRTREPMVSSSLHFGMRRVGHVKGLGGYVVGSPSVLKDGSSYSWLENQSPFDLEPQLVENLANLSLRPVSPLKHYYDRLRNRGFFERQ; encoded by the coding sequence ATGTTGCCTAAAATAAAGACCGACTATGCGGTCCGGCTGCTGGCGCGAGGTTACATATGCCTGCCGCTTCGTGCCGGCGGCAAGCATCTCGACCTCGAGGCCATGGGATATGATCCGCTGCACTTGCAAACCTGCCGCAAGGACCTGAAGGAACTCGCCTTCTGTTCCATTGCGTTCCAGCTGTCGCAAAAGCCACCGACCGGCGAAGACATCGAGCGCTGGTTTCACGACTTCGCCGGAAATGTCGGCATATTGGGAGGATTTTCCAACCTGCTGATCCTGGATTTCGACAGCGCCGCCGCATATCGGGGCTGGTTCAGCCTCCATGGTGAAATTGCAAACCGTACACCGGTGGCAAGGTCCCCGAATGGCTTCCATGTCTATCTGAGGACACGTGAACCGATGGTGTCATCCAGCCTGCATTTCGGCATGCGCCGGGTTGGCCACGTCAAGGGGCTTGGCGGTTACGTGGTGGGCAGTCCCTCGGTGCTGAAGGACGGTTCCTCCTACAGCTGGTTGGAGAACCAGTCGCCGTTCGATCTCGAACCCCAGTTGGTCGAGAACCTCGCCAATCTTTCGCTGCGCCCGGTCTCGCCGCTGAAGCATTATTACGATCGTTTGCGAAACCGAGGCTTTTTCGAGCGGCAGTGA
- a CDS encoding glucoamylase family protein, which produces MLRVEPPLSDEDLLDRFQRAAFGYFLETVNPENGLVADTSRPNWPASIAAVGFALSCYPVGVERGWVTRDAAVKLTLAALRFFWNSRQGNGADATGHKGFYYHFLDMQSGRRAWRCELSMVDTALLMAGVLVAGAYFTGDNDDEPEIRDLAEMLYRRVDWRWAQGSSQTLRQGWKPKSGFLRYGWEGYNEAMLLYVLAMAAPDKPASDESYAGWTATYRWENIYGYDVLYGGPLFMHQFSHAWIDFDGIRDAFMREKNSDYFENSRRSTFLHRDYARHNPSGYDGYSEELWGLSAGDGPGNFRARIERRPRKFSGYAARGAPFGPDDGTIAPWSYLASLPFAPEICLPALRHLRERHPEVIESFRMPSGFNPTLANRRKFGPSGWISDAHYGLDQGIVVLMIENHRSRLIWNLMRSNQHIRHGLHRAGFSGGWLAQPASPREAACVE; this is translated from the coding sequence TTGCTCAGGGTCGAACCACCATTGTCCGACGAAGACCTGCTCGATCGCTTCCAGCGCGCGGCCTTCGGCTATTTCCTGGAAACCGTGAATCCCGAGAACGGACTGGTCGCCGACACGTCGCGACCAAATTGGCCGGCAAGCATCGCTGCCGTCGGCTTCGCCCTGTCCTGCTATCCGGTCGGAGTCGAGCGCGGCTGGGTGACACGAGACGCAGCCGTGAAGCTGACGCTTGCCGCACTGCGCTTCTTCTGGAACAGCCGGCAAGGCAATGGCGCCGACGCCACCGGCCACAAGGGGTTCTACTACCACTTCCTCGATATGCAGAGCGGCCGGCGCGCCTGGCGATGCGAATTGTCGATGGTCGACACGGCGCTTTTGATGGCCGGCGTGCTCGTGGCCGGCGCCTATTTCACCGGCGACAATGACGATGAACCTGAAATCCGCGACCTGGCGGAGATGCTCTACCGGCGCGTCGACTGGCGATGGGCGCAAGGCAGCAGTCAGACCTTGCGACAGGGCTGGAAGCCGAAGAGCGGCTTTCTGCGTTATGGCTGGGAAGGCTACAACGAAGCGATGCTGCTCTACGTTCTGGCAATGGCAGCCCCGGACAAGCCGGCCTCGGACGAAAGCTATGCGGGCTGGACGGCGACATATCGGTGGGAGAATATCTACGGTTACGACGTGCTCTATGGCGGCCCGCTGTTCATGCACCAGTTCTCGCATGCCTGGATCGACTTCGACGGCATCCGCGATGCGTTCATGCGGGAGAAGAACTCGGACTATTTCGAAAACAGCCGCCGCTCGACTTTCCTTCACCGGGACTATGCACGGCACAACCCGTCCGGCTACGACGGCTACAGCGAAGAACTTTGGGGTCTTTCGGCGGGTGACGGACCGGGCAATTTCCGGGCGCGGATCGAGCGGCGGCCGCGCAAATTTTCCGGCTATGCAGCGCGCGGCGCGCCGTTCGGCCCCGACGACGGAACGATAGCGCCGTGGTCATATCTCGCATCGCTGCCCTTCGCGCCGGAAATCTGCCTGCCGGCGCTGCGCCATCTCAGAGAACGCCACCCCGAGGTGATCGAAAGCTTCAGGATGCCGAGCGGCTTCAATCCGACGCTGGCGAACCGGCGAAAGTTCGGGCCGAGCGGCTGGATATCGGACGCGCACTACGGACTAGACCAGGGTATCGTCGTGCTGATGATCGAGAACCATCGCTCGCGCCTGATCTGGAACCTGATGCGGTCAAATCAGCATATCCGTCATGGCCTGCACAGGGCGGGGTTCAGCGGCGGCTGGTTGGCGCAGCCGGCGAGCCCTCGCGAGGCTGCCTGTGTCGAATGA
- a CDS encoding SDR family NAD(P)-dependent oxidoreductase — protein MPMSFAGRFAGRSAVITGGASGIGLAVAQRIVEEGGRVCVWDRDSAQIEEAKAVIASLHGVTVDVADAAAVEHAALSTIEALGVVDILVTSAAITGPNMTTWDYSVEDWRRVVDININGVFYCNKALVPHMIERNYGRIVNIASIAGKEGNPNASAYSTSKAAVIGMTKSLGKELAKTKVTVNCVTPAAVRTAIFQQMSQEHIDFMLSKIPMARFGEVEEVAALISWIASEECSFTTAAVFDVSGGRATY, from the coding sequence ATGCCAATGAGTTTTGCGGGACGGTTTGCCGGACGGTCGGCCGTGATCACCGGTGGCGCCTCAGGCATCGGCCTGGCCGTCGCGCAAAGGATTGTCGAAGAGGGCGGGCGCGTTTGCGTCTGGGATCGCGACTCCGCCCAGATCGAAGAGGCCAAGGCCGTCATTGCCAGCCTGCACGGCGTGACCGTCGACGTCGCTGATGCGGCAGCGGTCGAACACGCCGCCCTCAGCACGATCGAAGCGCTTGGCGTGGTCGATATCCTGGTCACCAGTGCGGCCATCACCGGACCGAACATGACGACGTGGGATTATTCGGTGGAGGATTGGCGCCGGGTCGTCGACATCAACATCAACGGCGTCTTCTATTGCAACAAGGCGCTGGTTCCGCACATGATCGAGCGCAATTACGGCAGGATCGTCAACATCGCCTCGATTGCCGGCAAGGAGGGAAATCCCAACGCGTCGGCCTACAGCACGTCCAAGGCGGCGGTGATCGGCATGACCAAGTCGCTGGGCAAGGAGCTGGCCAAGACCAAGGTGACGGTGAACTGCGTCACGCCGGCAGCCGTGCGCACCGCGATCTTCCAGCAGATGAGCCAGGAGCACATCGATTTCATGCTGTCGAAAATACCGATGGCGCGGTTTGGCGAGGTCGAGGAAGTGGCGGCACTGATCTCATGGATCGCTTCCGAGGAATGCTCCTTCACGACGGCCGCCGTTTTCGACGTTTCCGGCGGCCGGGCGACCTATTGA
- a CDS encoding O-antigen ligase, whose amino-acid sequence MKIPKSLLVDPEKNTVYGAFAVAISIWAFSYSSVFGQILILAYYAVWLPLILVDYRRLLRHVSSVGLPLAFAIYICLSVFWSDAPGITLRTAIQYCSHIACAYIAARTVSVRTLTIGSLVGIFFVLLYSLKVGAYSYDILDGTYNFVGAFSSKNQIGFVASLGIYFCIVFLAFLRRGRISLFLTAPVVVLSAYMLFVAHSATSTASIPAVLALVALLAMTKKLSLRYRRVIFLVGAGGLVVVTVVAFAGLLDFVLGAFGKDSTLTGRTYLWDQGWNAAQQAPILGVGYAAYWVQGFAEAERLWNEFYITTRAGFHFHNTYIEALVELGYVGATLISLIILRTLWGHISALVFRTWQAESVILAGVMVLLFIRSFVEIDTFNPYIMGSFLLYYSYFKLAKVPVARPRWTAVSDFEEAKTARG is encoded by the coding sequence ATGAAGATTCCGAAATCTCTGTTGGTCGACCCGGAGAAGAACACGGTCTACGGCGCATTCGCCGTTGCCATTTCCATCTGGGCGTTCTCCTACTCCTCCGTTTTCGGTCAAATCCTGATCCTGGCCTATTATGCGGTCTGGCTCCCCCTCATCCTGGTGGACTACCGGCGGCTGTTGCGGCATGTTTCCAGCGTCGGGCTTCCGCTGGCGTTTGCAATCTACATCTGCCTCTCTGTGTTCTGGTCGGATGCTCCCGGCATCACGTTGAGGACGGCGATCCAATATTGCTCTCATATTGCCTGCGCCTACATTGCAGCGCGCACCGTCAGTGTCCGGACGTTGACAATAGGCTCACTGGTCGGGATTTTTTTCGTCCTGCTCTATTCGCTCAAGGTCGGGGCTTATTCCTATGATATTCTCGACGGGACGTACAATTTCGTCGGCGCATTCAGCTCCAAAAACCAGATCGGCTTTGTCGCATCGCTCGGCATCTATTTTTGCATTGTCTTCCTGGCCTTTCTCAGACGCGGCCGGATAAGCCTTTTCCTCACGGCGCCGGTCGTCGTTCTGTCGGCCTATATGCTGTTCGTTGCGCATTCCGCCACTTCGACGGCTTCGATACCGGCAGTTCTCGCTCTGGTGGCTCTGCTTGCCATGACCAAGAAGCTTTCGCTCCGCTATCGACGGGTGATTTTCCTTGTTGGCGCAGGCGGGCTGGTCGTGGTTACCGTGGTTGCCTTTGCCGGACTTCTGGATTTCGTCCTTGGCGCCTTCGGAAAGGATTCCACGCTCACCGGGCGGACCTATCTCTGGGATCAGGGCTGGAACGCGGCGCAGCAAGCGCCGATCCTCGGCGTCGGCTACGCGGCCTATTGGGTGCAGGGTTTCGCCGAGGCCGAGCGGCTTTGGAACGAATTCTACATCACGACCCGAGCCGGCTTCCACTTCCACAACACCTACATAGAAGCCCTCGTCGAGCTTGGTTATGTCGGGGCGACGCTGATTTCGCTGATCATCCTGCGCACGCTGTGGGGCCATATATCGGCATTGGTGTTCAGGACATGGCAAGCCGAGTCCGTGATTCTCGCCGGCGTGATGGTGCTTCTGTTCATCCGGTCCTTCGTCGAGATCGATACCTTCAATCCCTACATCATGGGCTCCTTCCTCCTGTATTACAGCTACTTCAAGCTGGCGAAGGTGCCTGTCGCCCGTCCCCGGTGGACCGCGGTCAGCGATTTCGAGGAAGCGAAAACCGCAAGGGGCTAA